In Achromobacter xylosoxidans A8, a single window of DNA contains:
- a CDS encoding class II aldolase/adducin family protein, with protein sequence MQEASIKDQVSAEEWAVRVDLAAAYNLAVEMRMTDHIYTHISARVPGAKPHFLINAYGLMFNEITASNLVKVDIEGGILLDQTGLGINPAGFVIHSAIHRVRHDAACVMHTHTAAGIAVSAQAAGLLMISQHAMRFHDRIGYHDYEGVALDMDEQQRLIADLGPHSAMILRNHGLLVCGASVPDAFDAMFYLERACQAQVAALAGGLPLVTPAAEVAEKVGRQFDRLDRPSRHKHWPPLLRLLQRIRPEYQE encoded by the coding sequence GTGCAAGAGGCATCGATCAAGGACCAGGTTTCGGCCGAGGAATGGGCAGTGCGGGTGGACCTCGCCGCGGCCTACAACCTGGCCGTCGAGATGCGCATGACGGATCACATCTACACGCATATCTCGGCGCGGGTTCCCGGCGCCAAGCCGCATTTCCTGATCAATGCCTACGGTCTGATGTTCAATGAGATCACCGCGTCCAACCTGGTCAAGGTGGACATCGAGGGCGGCATCCTTCTGGACCAGACCGGCCTGGGCATCAACCCCGCCGGCTTCGTCATCCATAGCGCCATCCACCGCGTCCGCCACGACGCGGCCTGTGTCATGCACACGCACACCGCCGCCGGCATCGCCGTGTCCGCGCAAGCGGCCGGGCTGCTCATGATTTCGCAGCATGCCATGCGCTTTCACGACCGCATCGGCTATCACGACTACGAAGGCGTCGCGCTGGACATGGACGAACAGCAACGCTTGATCGCCGACCTGGGTCCGCACAGCGCGATGATCCTGCGCAATCACGGCCTGCTGGTCTGCGGCGCCAGCGTGCCTGATGCTTTCGACGCCATGTTCTACCTGGAGCGCGCCTGCCAGGCGCAGGTCGCGGCGCTGGCCGGCGGCCTGCCGCTGGTGACGCCCGCCGCCGAAGTCGCCGAGAAGGTCGGCCGCCAGTTCGACCGTCTCGACCGCCCCTCCCGCCACAAGCACTGGCCTCCCCTGCTCCGGCTGCTGCAACGCATCCGGCCCGAATACCAGGAATAG